A region of Crenobacter cavernae DNA encodes the following proteins:
- a CDS encoding glycerate kinase type-2 family protein, protein MSNAHVPANATEARSFLRGLFDAAVEAALPYKTLAQYLPEAPKGRTVVIGAGKGAASMAQALEQNWKGPLEGMVITRYEHGLPTDKIRIVEASHPVPDAAGQKAAEQVLESVKGLTEDDLVICLISGGGSALLSLPVPGITLDEKRAVNKALLKSGAQISEMNCVRKHLSAIKGGQLAVACYPARVVTLMISDVPGDDPSVIASGPTVPDPSTFEQAREVIAKYGIELPASVKAYLEAAQNETPKPGDPRLARCEGHIISTPQHALQAAARLAREHGVTPIVLGDTIEGESRDVALVHAGIVRQIVGFDEPAAKPCVILSGGETTVTVRGNGRGGRCAEFLLQLTIALEGVASVYALACDTDGIDGSEDNAGCISAPDSLDRAAAKGVSAKVHLANNDAYTFFQAIDDLIVTGPTRTNVNDFRAILVLPN, encoded by the coding sequence ATGTCGAACGCCCACGTTCCGGCCAACGCCACCGAGGCCCGCAGCTTCCTGCGCGGCCTGTTCGACGCCGCGGTCGAGGCCGCGCTGCCGTACAAGACCCTGGCGCAGTACCTGCCCGAAGCGCCCAAGGGCCGCACCGTCGTGATCGGCGCCGGCAAGGGCGCCGCCTCGATGGCGCAGGCGCTCGAGCAGAACTGGAAGGGCCCGCTCGAGGGCATGGTGATCACCCGCTACGAGCACGGCCTGCCGACCGACAAGATCCGCATCGTCGAAGCGTCGCACCCGGTGCCCGACGCGGCCGGCCAGAAGGCCGCCGAACAGGTGCTGGAAAGCGTCAAGGGGCTGACCGAGGACGACCTGGTGATCTGCCTGATCTCCGGCGGCGGCTCGGCGCTGTTGTCGCTGCCGGTGCCTGGCATCACGCTCGACGAGAAGCGCGCGGTCAACAAGGCGCTCTTGAAGTCCGGCGCGCAGATCTCCGAAATGAACTGCGTGCGCAAGCACCTGTCGGCGATCAAGGGCGGCCAGCTGGCCGTCGCCTGCTACCCGGCGCGCGTCGTCACGCTGATGATTTCCGACGTGCCGGGCGACGACCCGTCGGTGATCGCGTCCGGCCCGACCGTTCCCGATCCGAGCACGTTCGAGCAGGCGCGCGAAGTGATCGCCAAGTACGGCATCGAGCTGCCGGCGTCGGTGAAGGCCTACCTCGAAGCCGCTCAGAACGAGACGCCGAAACCGGGCGATCCGCGTCTGGCGCGCTGCGAAGGCCACATCATCTCGACGCCGCAGCACGCGCTGCAGGCGGCCGCCCGTCTCGCGCGCGAGCACGGCGTGACGCCGATCGTGCTCGGCGATACCATCGAGGGCGAATCGCGCGACGTCGCGCTGGTCCACGCCGGCATCGTGCGCCAGATCGTCGGTTTCGACGAACCGGCCGCCAAGCCGTGCGTGATCCTGTCCGGCGGCGAGACCACCGTCACCGTGCGCGGCAACGGCCGCGGCGGCCGCTGCGCCGAGTTCCTGCTGCAGCTGACCATCGCGCTCGAAGGCGTGGCGAGCGTCTATGCGCTCGCGTGCGACACCGACGGCATCGACGGCTCGGAAGACAACGCCGGCTGCATCAGCGCGCCGGATTCGCTCGACCGCGCCGCGGCGAAGGGCGTGTCGGCCAAGGTGCACCTGGCGAACAACGACGCGTACACCTTCTTCCAGGCTATCGACGACCTGATCGTCACCGGCCCGACGCGAACCAACGTCAACGACTTCCGCGCCATCCTGGTGCTGCCGAACTGA
- a CDS encoding efflux RND transporter permease subunit encodes MFSWIVNSSLKNRLFVLAFAVILMIYGGITASNMPVDVFPDLNKPTVTVMTEAGGMAPEEVEQLVSFPLETALNGMPGVTRVRSVSGIGLSILYAEFEWGSDIYRNRQLVAERLAEVKEQLPEGVSPNMGPISSVMGEIMLIALPADPAKVSPMQVREYADFVLRPRLLSIPGVAQVIPIGGEVRQFRVEPNTALMAQLGVSFDELDAALKAFSSNTSGGFLEQSAREYLIRNLGRTTRLEDLQNLAVKDVGGQPILLKQLAEVKFAASFKRGDAGFGAKPAVIVSVQKQPNADSVRLSEDIEHALASLSKSLPPGVSKPEISFRQADFIDASIGNVQEALRDGAIMVAIILFLFLMNVRTTLISLTAIPLSLAITALVFKGMGLSINVMTLGGLAIAIGELVDDALVDVENVLRRLKANKPKGVAGIVKVIATACNEVRSGVVVATMVVVLVFVPLFALPGIEGRLFAPLGVAYITSILSSLVVALTVTPVMCYFLLPRMRQIEHGDSRLVLWLKHWDKRILEASFGRAKPILAASVLLVIATVATVPYFPKAFLPAFNEGTLTVSLLLNPGTSLAESNSVGSLAEALIKEVPEVRSVGRRTGRAELDEHAEGVHSSELDVDLKPSERGREAVMADIRAKLAPLPAVATVGQPISHRLDHLLSGVRAQIALKIYGDDLDTLRGQAASLRDRLAKIPGLTDLQIEKQVLIPQIKVRLDYGKAAQYGVSPGALLKTLETLTEGDTVAQIVDGNKRFKLVVRLPDSARDTPGLANILIDTPHGRIPLSQVASVEESDGPNQIGRENGRRRIVIAANTDGSDMARIITDIRKVLADSQLPEGYFVSLEGQFQAQEQATKLIAGLSLISLALIFMVLYSRYKSVKLTAMIMGNIPMALIGSVIAMWLADISLSVASLVGFITLTGIATRNGILKVSHYINLCKFEGETFGQRMIVRGSLERLTPVLMTALTAALALTPLLFAADAPGKEILHPVAVVIFGGLVSSTLLDTLLTPLMFWLFGEKPLQKLLQDHSTEAF; translated from the coding sequence ATGTTTAGCTGGATCGTCAATAGCAGCCTGAAAAACCGGCTGTTCGTGCTCGCCTTCGCCGTCATCCTGATGATTTACGGCGGCATCACCGCGTCGAACATGCCGGTGGACGTGTTCCCGGACCTCAACAAGCCGACCGTCACCGTCATGACCGAAGCCGGCGGCATGGCGCCGGAAGAAGTCGAGCAACTGGTGTCGTTTCCGCTCGAAACCGCCTTGAACGGCATGCCCGGCGTGACGCGGGTGCGCTCGGTGTCAGGCATCGGGCTGTCTATCCTCTACGCCGAGTTCGAATGGGGTTCGGACATCTACCGCAACCGGCAGCTGGTCGCCGAGCGCCTGGCCGAGGTCAAGGAACAATTGCCGGAAGGTGTGAGCCCGAACATGGGTCCGATTTCGTCGGTGATGGGCGAGATCATGCTGATCGCGCTGCCGGCCGACCCGGCCAAGGTCAGCCCGATGCAGGTGCGCGAGTACGCCGACTTCGTGCTGCGGCCTCGGCTATTGTCGATCCCGGGCGTCGCGCAGGTGATCCCGATCGGCGGCGAGGTGCGCCAGTTCCGCGTCGAGCCGAATACGGCGCTGATGGCACAACTCGGCGTCAGTTTCGACGAGCTGGACGCCGCGCTGAAGGCGTTCTCGAGCAATACCAGCGGCGGCTTCCTCGAGCAGAGCGCGCGCGAATATCTGATCCGCAACCTCGGGCGCACCACAAGGCTGGAAGACCTGCAGAACCTCGCGGTCAAGGACGTCGGCGGCCAGCCCATCCTGTTGAAGCAGTTGGCCGAGGTGAAGTTCGCCGCCTCGTTCAAGCGCGGCGACGCCGGCTTCGGCGCCAAGCCGGCGGTCATTGTCAGCGTGCAGAAACAGCCGAACGCCGACTCGGTGAGGCTCAGCGAGGACATCGAGCATGCGCTGGCGTCGCTGTCCAAGTCGCTGCCGCCGGGGGTGTCCAAGCCGGAAATCTCGTTCCGCCAGGCCGACTTCATCGACGCGTCGATCGGCAACGTGCAGGAAGCGCTGCGCGACGGCGCGATCATGGTCGCGATCATCCTGTTCCTGTTCCTGATGAACGTGCGCACCACGCTGATTTCACTGACCGCGATCCCCTTGTCGCTGGCGATCACCGCGCTGGTGTTCAAGGGCATGGGGCTGTCGATCAACGTGATGACGCTGGGCGGCTTAGCGATCGCCATCGGCGAACTGGTCGACGACGCGTTGGTCGACGTGGAAAATGTGCTGCGCCGGCTGAAAGCGAACAAGCCCAAGGGCGTGGCCGGCATCGTCAAGGTGATCGCGACGGCGTGCAACGAGGTGCGCTCGGGGGTGGTCGTCGCCACCATGGTCGTGGTTCTGGTGTTCGTGCCGCTGTTCGCGCTGCCGGGCATCGAGGGCCGGCTGTTCGCGCCGCTCGGCGTCGCCTATATCACGTCGATCCTGTCGAGTCTGGTGGTGGCGCTCACCGTCACGCCGGTGATGTGCTACTTCCTGCTGCCGCGCATGAGGCAGATCGAGCACGGTGACTCGCGACTGGTGCTATGGCTGAAGCACTGGGACAAACGCATTCTCGAAGCGTCGTTCGGTCGTGCCAAGCCTATCCTGGCCGCCTCGGTGCTGCTAGTGATAGCGACGGTCGCCACCGTGCCGTACTTCCCCAAAGCGTTCCTGCCGGCGTTCAACGAGGGCACGCTCACCGTGTCGCTGCTGCTCAACCCCGGCACCTCGCTGGCCGAATCCAACAGCGTCGGCAGCTTGGCCGAGGCGCTGATCAAGGAAGTGCCGGAGGTGAGGAGCGTCGGCCGGCGCACCGGCCGCGCCGAACTCGACGAACACGCCGAGGGCGTGCACTCGAGCGAGCTCGACGTCGACCTCAAGCCGTCGGAGCGGGGGCGCGAGGCGGTGATGGCCGACATCCGGGCCAAGTTGGCGCCGCTGCCGGCGGTGGCGACCGTCGGCCAGCCGATCTCGCACCGACTCGATCACCTGCTGTCCGGCGTACGCGCCCAGATTGCACTGAAGATTTATGGGGACGATCTCGATACGCTGCGCGGCCAGGCCGCGAGCCTGCGCGACAGGCTGGCCAAGATTCCGGGGTTGACCGATCTGCAGATCGAGAAGCAGGTGCTGATCCCGCAGATCAAGGTGCGGCTCGACTACGGCAAGGCTGCGCAGTACGGCGTCTCGCCGGGAGCGTTGCTGAAGACGCTGGAGACGCTGACCGAGGGCGACACCGTCGCGCAGATCGTCGACGGCAACAAGCGCTTCAAGCTGGTGGTACGCCTGCCGGACAGCGCTCGCGACACACCGGGCCTGGCCAACATCCTGATCGACACGCCGCACGGGCGTATCCCGCTGTCGCAGGTCGCCAGCGTCGAGGAGTCGGACGGTCCCAACCAGATCGGACGCGAGAACGGCCGCCGCCGCATCGTCATCGCCGCCAATACCGACGGCTCGGACATGGCGCGCATCATTACGGATATCCGCAAGGTATTGGCCGACAGCCAGCTACCCGAAGGCTATTTCGTCAGCCTCGAAGGCCAGTTCCAGGCACAGGAGCAGGCGACCAAGCTGATCGCCGGGCTATCGCTGATCTCGCTCGCGCTGATCTTCATGGTGCTCTACAGCCGCTACAAGTCGGTCAAGCTCACCGCGATGATCATGGGCAACATCCCGATGGCGCTGATCGGCAGCGTGATCGCGATGTGGCTGGCCGACATCTCGCTGTCGGTCGCCTCGCTGGTCGGCTTCATCACGCTGACCGGCATCGCCACGCGCAACGGCATCCTCAAAGTCAGTCACTACATCAACCTGTGCAAGTTCGAGGGCGAAACCTTCGGCCAACGCATGATCGTTCGCGGTTCGCTGGAACGGCTCACGCCGGTGCTGATGACGGCACTGACGGCCGCGCTGGCGCTGACGCCGCTGTTGTTCGCCGCCGACGCGCCGGGCAAGGAGATCCTGCACCCGGTGGCGGTGGTGATCTTCGGCGGGCTGGTCAGTTCGACCCTGCTCGACACGCTGCTGACTCCGCTGATGTTCTGGCTGTTCGGCGAGAAACCGCTGCAAAAGCTGCTGCAAGACCACAGCACCGAAGCCTTCTGA
- a CDS encoding 2-hydroxy-3-oxopropionate reductase, whose protein sequence is MKIGFIGLGIMGAPMAGHLADAGHELFVNTIGDVPAFLQEKGVKALASGKEVAQAAEVIVTMVPDTPDVEKVLFSVGGVAEGLSAGKIVVDMSSISPFETKEFAKKVEALGAQYIDAPVSGGEVGAKAATLSIMCGGPEAAFDKVLPLLQLMGKNITRVGGNGDGQTAKVANQMIVALTIEAVGEALLFASKAGADPAKVRQALLGGFASSKILEVHGERMYKRTFNPGFRIALHQKDLNLALNNAQKLGLALPATALCQQLFNTCVANGGAAWDHSALVRALEVMGNYEIPAQA, encoded by the coding sequence ATGAAAATCGGCTTTATCGGTCTTGGTATCATGGGCGCCCCGATGGCGGGCCATCTGGCGGACGCTGGCCATGAACTGTTTGTGAACACGATCGGCGACGTGCCGGCCTTCCTGCAGGAAAAAGGCGTGAAAGCGCTGGCGTCGGGCAAAGAAGTCGCCCAGGCGGCCGAAGTGATCGTCACCATGGTGCCGGACACCCCGGACGTGGAAAAGGTGCTGTTCTCGGTGGGCGGCGTCGCCGAAGGCCTGTCCGCCGGCAAGATCGTCGTCGACATGTCGTCGATCTCGCCGTTCGAGACCAAAGAATTCGCCAAGAAAGTCGAAGCACTGGGCGCCCAGTACATCGACGCCCCGGTATCGGGCGGCGAAGTCGGTGCCAAGGCCGCGACGCTGTCGATCATGTGTGGTGGTCCGGAAGCCGCTTTCGACAAGGTGCTGCCGCTCTTGCAACTGATGGGCAAGAACATCACCCGCGTCGGTGGTAACGGCGACGGCCAGACTGCCAAGGTCGCCAACCAGATGATCGTCGCGCTGACGATCGAAGCCGTGGGCGAAGCGCTGCTGTTCGCGTCCAAGGCGGGCGCCGATCCGGCAAAAGTGCGCCAGGCCCTCCTGGGCGGCTTCGCTTCGTCGAAGATCCTGGAAGTACACGGCGAGCGCATGTACAAGCGCACGTTCAACCCGGGCTTCCGCATCGCGCTGCATCAGAAGGACCTGAACCTGGCGCTGAACAACGCGCAGAAGCTGGGTCTGGCGCTGCCGGCGACCGCGCTGTGCCAGCAGCTGTTCAACACCTGCGTGGCCAACGGCGGCGCGGCGTGGGACCACAGCGCGCTGGTGCGTGCTCTGGAAGTGATGGGCAACTACGAGATCCCGGCTCAAGCCTAA